A single genomic interval of Lodderomyces elongisporus chromosome 8, complete sequence harbors:
- the NOP58 gene encoding Nucleolar protein 58: MAFVLAETPAGYALLKASDKKIHKSSTLIEDLNTLEKVVDQFKVHRFEKFQSAANALEEVNAIIEGKVSENLKKLLEDSKADKKATLIVSEAKLGNAINKLGLNFQVVSDSASLDLHRAIKEYLPELLPGLDQSALNQMSLGLAHSIGRHKLKFSADKVDTMIIQAIALLDDLDKELNTYAMRCKEWYGWHFPELAKMITDSVAYARIILTMGVRSNASEVDLSEILPEEIEEQVKTAAEVSMGTEITENDLENIKALAEQIVDFAAYREQLSNYLSSRMKAIAPNLTAMVGDLVGARFIAHAGSLTSLAKAPASTIQILGAEKALFRALKTKHDTPKYGIIYHASLVGQASGKNKGRIARTLAAKAALSVRYDCFDEERDDSDSFGLDNRGKVESRLSKLEGRDMRTTSKVSRQQGKIDITEARAYNADADAPSAVADADSDDDDSETEEVEVKSDDKKEKKEKKEKKEKKEKKEKKEKKEKKEKKEKSDKKRKRDDDAEESSKSKKDKKSKKSKKD, translated from the coding sequence ATGGCTTTCGTTTTGGCAGAGACCCCAGCAGGGTATGCTCTTTTGAAGGCGTCCGACAAAAAGATTCACAAATCGTCGACATTGATCGAAGACTTGAACACATTggaaaaagttgttgacCAGTTTAAAGTACATCGTTTTGAGAAATTCCAGAGCGCAGCAAACGCCTTGGAAGAAGTCAACGCCATCATTGAGGGTAAAGTTTCCGAAAACTTGAAGAAATTATTAGAAGATTCCAAAGCTGACAAGAAGGCCACGTTAATTGTTTCCGAAGCTAAGCTCGGAAATGCCATTAACAAGCTTGGACTTAATTTCCAAGTTGTTTCTGACAGCGCCTCTTTGGATTTGCACAGAGCTATTAAAGAATATTTACCAGAGTTGTTACCTGGTTTAGATCAGTCTGCATTGAACCAAATGTCGTTGGGTTTGGCCCATTCAATAGGTCGTCACAAGCTTAAATTCTCAGCTGATAAAGTTGATACTATGATCATTCAAGCCATTGCACTTTTGGATGATTTAGACAAGGAATTAAACACTTATGCTATGAGATGTAAGGAATGGTACGGCTGGCATTTCCCTGAATTGGCAAAGATGATTACCGACTCTGTTGCATACGCAAGAATCATCTTGACCATGGGTGTCCGTTCCAACGCTTCAGAAGTTGACCTTTCAGAAATCTTGCCAGAGGAAATTGAAGAGCAAGTCAAGACTGCTGCTGAGGTTTCTATGGGTACTGAGATTACCGAAAACGATTTAGAAAACATTAAGGCTTTGGCTGAACAAATCGTTGACTTTGCTGCATACAGAGAGCAATTGTCAAACTACTTGAGCTCAAGAATGAAAGCTATTGCTCCAAATTTGACAGCAATGGTTGGAGACTTGGTCGGTGCACGTTTTATTGCCCATGCTGGTTCTTTGACTTCATTGGCCAAGGCACCTGCCTCAACTATCCAAATCTTGGGTGCCGAGAAGGCATTATTTAGAgctttgaaaacaaaacacgaTACACCAAAATACGGTATCATTTACCATGCATCCTTGGTAGGTCAAGCCTCGGGGAAGAACAAGGGTAGAATTGCTAGAACTTTGGCTGCCAAGGCTGCTCTTTCAGTAAGGTATGACTGTtttgatgaagaaagagaCGATTCTGACTCATTCGGCTTGGACAACAGAGGTAAAGTAGAGAGCAGATTGAGCAAATTGGAAGGTAGAGATATGAGAACAACCTCCAAGGTGAGCAGACAACAAGGCAAGATTGATATCACAGAAGCTAGAGCTTACAATGCCGATGCCGATGCACCTTCAGcagttgctgatgctgactctgatgatgatgattccGAAACTGAAGAAGTCGAAGTGAAATCTGATgacaagaaggaaaagaaagagaagaaagaaaaaaaggaaaagaaggaaaagaaagagaagaaagaaaagaaagaaaagaaagaaaagaaggaaaagagcgataaaaagagaaagagagatgATGACGCTGAAGAGTCTTCAAAACTGAAAAAGGATAAGAAGTCAAAGAAGTCAAAGAAGGATTAG
- the dna2 gene encoding DNA replication endonuclease-helicase Dna2 → MSPTKNGRTSPPKNTRPAESMGQVPQAKRPKKRSYFFQPIDSITGNQNASSRTTTTKPSSSTFSTSSTFSTSSSSSSANEHTVKRIDQNVLNKTTTTVSPIAEAKPYPTSFPGSPKRVRRNRDIKVVTDHSDDSYDGILWKESPELKNKVANPSREAESRHPSDKTGYSSSPLKGASSQRDNNQTVPKTPEILSRYGTNFHNTMSRSSPRLSKTCSDLSGKESTSKKSSHLPPPAALVRSKSNFLSRTDTCEKSSSLSEWINKLEDTHSPKSTTTAAAAATITTINRQPLPSSPSKEQVQTLESSPSKGTNVKSVQQEHSSDPFSDDEEVLAIFNHSQKQGESIQTRTRQEIITVSSPPPRIASPPKPRAVDSNVVNNVNNDDNNVSNSAEKNAEDLSDDPFSDDDIEELMQVSASASAFASTSSIANKSTEFSKFTKLFKEGMRHFEEASTSKENYQEKEERFGDICYGRPELRRLRIKEQISPKPAVSGLELTSPMVTPPSSSSSSQLLVHNSYKTSENIFLVESPDGVVSTLKLKGQYCELEIQPGDIVHVIVTDDSHPNIVDDTTNLLIWNPDILLSATTIASQINCPRKSILLSRFKFPGTTTVPIIVGEIVHFVFQECMATETWTLEFMSEVLEQLMQQYLVSIFSVGEEENKVKSEVQKHFSYLKTWFDKYYKKSIGRSSRIENTSERNDIGFACEEILDIEEDIKSPAFGIKGKIDATMVAKLQNNQIDGKFLLPMEIKTGREYVSHSAQATLYALLFKDRYNLDIKSSVLVYTKEQLTKRSNINAPDLRALINLRNKVSQHHKNNETYPPLLKRAECARCEVQSACMVIDSLMEDGNSKDCGIDEETYLSYTSHISNPDYKVFLKTWDGLIAKEEAFMSKTIKHLWTIPTEQRSAQGGCLDNLKVVKSTDDEEEEEEDKESSIFHYATVRGDKSTARRFTYVFERASDAKLLVDFQSTKFNVNDRVIISDQSGQFAITNGLVKSVSPSRIVISTRRRIITCDQKLSNFSESNNQVYKSLIRGHNSGSKMNEKLFIIDKDEMFYGLGLARYNILSLFLDTTPSSLRELVVDLRAPTFTQSNSTSNKLVNFNPSQIAAFNKVFAANDYALILGMPGTGKSTLIVEIIKEIVERGETVLLTSYTNSAVDNILLKLLESNIGKKSPVKFIRIGHPSRVQNSLHQYIPDYANPIQDQSQFIETYCSPNLVAATCLGVRDLCFNIRTEFDYCIVDEASQITFPISIGPIQLAKKFILVGDHYQLPPLVLHPAPEVRFGLSQSLFRLLAEAHPNSVTELTYQYRMCEEIMQLSNVLIYENKLKCGSHAVANQYLNIPNPQMISSFTKPGLPQSSQWMNYVFDSNIKVLFLDHDKLNAKEVVRGEAIKNHMEAKLIKQIVKSLVLAGVEEKQIGVMSFYRAQLNLLKKDLSSRLDLEILTADQYQGRDKECIIISLVRSNDENNAGELLKEWRRLNVAVTRAKSKLIILGSRTTLSTTNTTKTFIDFLDQRNRYFQLTEGADTFYNFPESANSSPIKGSQLTKRHIKPTPILSNIIQNMRN, encoded by the coding sequence ATGTCGCCAACCAAAAATGGTAGAACGTCACCACCTAAGAACACGCGTCCTGCTGAATCGATGGGACAAGTACCACAAGCTAAACGACCGAAGAAGCgttcatatttttttcaacccATCGACTCAATAACTGGAAACCAGAACGCATCGTCCAGAACTACAACCACTAAACCATCATCCTCgactttttcaacttcctCAACTTTCTCGACTTCCTCGTCGTCTTCCTCAGCTAATGAACATACTGTTAAGCGCATAGACCAAAATGttttaaacaaaacaacaacaacggtCCTGCCAATCGCCGAGGCTAAACCGTATCCTACTAGTTTTCCCGGAAGCCCAAAACGAGTTCGACGTAATAGAGATATAAAAGTTGTGACGGACCATTCTGACGATAGCTACGATGGCATTTTGTGGAAAGAAAGCCCAGAGTTAAAGAACAAAGTGGCCAACCCTTCAAGAGAAGCAGAGTCGCGACATCCATCTGATAAGACTGGTTATTCATCATCTCCACTTAAAGGTGCTTCTAGTCAAAGAGATAATAATCAAACGGTCCCAAAAACGCCGGAAATTCTTTCAAGATATGGCACTAATTTTCACAATACTATGCTGCGTTCCTCGCCCCGACTATCAAAGACCTGTTCTGACCTaagtggaaaagaaagcacAAGTAAAAAAAGTTCACACTTACCGCCCCCAGCTGCATTGGTTCGAAGCAAGTCAAATTTTCTTCTGCGCACGGATACATGCGAGAAAAGCTCGTCTTTGAGTGAATGGATAAATAAGCTTGAAGATACCCACCTGCCAaagtcaacaacaacagcagcagcagcagcaacaataacaaccaTTAATAGACAACCCCTTCCACTGTCACCTCTGAAAGAGCAAGTGCAGACCCTTGAACTGTCTCCACTGAAAGGTACCAACGTCAAGTCAGTGCAACAAGAACACTCGAGCGATCCATTTTCGGACGATGAAGAAGTTTTAGCTATTTTTAATCATTCACAAAAGCAAGGTGAGAGTATACAAACTCGAACAAGACAAGAGATTATAACTGTGAGTTCACCTCCGCCAAGGATAGCATCACCTCCCAAACCTCGAGCCGTTGATAGCAATGTAGTCAACAATgttaataatgatgataataatgtCAGTAACAGTGCTGAAAAAAATGCAGAAGATCTTTCAGACGATCCATTTTCCGACGACGATATTGAGGAATTGATGCAAGTCtctgcatctgcatctgcatTTGCATCTACATCTTCTATTGCTAACAAGTCAACCgagttttcaaaatttacAAAGTTGTTCAAAGAAGGGATGAGACATTTTGAAGAAGCATCAACATCTAAAGAAAATTaccaagaaaaagaggagcGCTTCGGTGATATTTGCTACGGTCGTCCCGAGCTTCGAAGATTACGAATTAAGGAACAAATTCTGCCAAAGCCAGCGGTACTGGGATTGGAGCTTACATCACCGATGGTAACGCCgccgctgctgctgctgctgctgcaatTGTTAGTGCACAACTCATATAAAACATCTGAAAATATTTTCTTAGTAGAGTCGCCAGATGGTGTTGTCTCCACTCTTAAGTTGAAAGGCCAATATTGCGAGCTTGAAATCCAACCAGGTGATATTGTCCACGTTATTGTTACCGATGATTCTCATCCGAATATAGTTGATGACACAACTAATTTATTAATTTGGAATCCGGATATCCTCCTTTCTGCAACCACAATTGCCCTGCAGATCAACTGTCCACGGAAATCTATTTTGCTTTCCAGATTTAAATTTCcaggaacaacaacagtaccAATCATTGTTGGTGAGATTGTCCATTTTGTATTCCAAGAGTGTATGGCAACTGAAACATGGACATTGGAGTTTATGCTGGAGGTGCTTGAGCAATTAATGCAGCAATATCTCGTGAGTATATTCAGTgtaggagaagaagaaaacaaggtGAAGCTGGAAGTGCAGAAGCATTTTCTGTACCTCAAAACTTGgtttgataaatattacAAGAAGTCAATTGGACGGTCAAGTCGAATTGAAAATACCTCAGAAAGAAACGATATTGGGTTTGCTTGCGAAGAGATTTTGGATATCGAAGAGGATATCAAATCACCTGCATTTGGTATAAAGGGTAAAATCGACGCTACTATGGTTGCcaagttgcaaaataatCAAATTGATGGTAAATTTCTATTACCAATGGAGATTAAAACAGGACGAGAATATGTGAGCCATAGTGCGCAAGCAACGTTGTATGCCTTATTGTTTAAAGATAGATACAATTTGGATATAAAATCTTCCGTGCTTGTATACACTAAAGAACAGCTCACTAAGCGCAGTAACATTAATGCTCCCGATTTGAGAGCACTAATCAATTTGAGGAATAAAGTTTCGCAACATCACAAGAATAATGAGACTTATCCACCACTTTTGAAACGAGCAGAGTGTGCAAGATGCGAGGTTCAATCTGCATGCATGGTGATTGACTCATTGATGGAAGATGGTAACAGTAAAGATTGTGGAATTGATGAAGAGACTTATCTATCATACACCAGTCATATTTCCAATCCAGACTATAAGgtatttttgaaaacatgGGATGGATTGATTGCAAAAGAGGAGGCGTTTATGAGTAAAACAATTAAACATCTTTGGACTATTCCCACAGAACAGAGGCTGGCTCAAGGAGGATGTCTTGATAATTTAAAAGTAGTCAAGTCCAcagatgacgaagaagaggaagaagaagataaagaGAGTCTGATTTTTCATTATGCAACCGTTCGTGGCGATAAATCCACTGCAAGAAGATTTACATACGTTTTTGAAAGAGCCAGTGACGCGAAACTATTAGTTGATTTTCAGAGTACCAAGTTTAATGTAAACGATCGAGTGATAATCAGCGACCAATCAGGACAATTTGCAATCACCAACGGTCTTGTCAAGTCGGTGTCTCCATCCCGGATTGTTATTAGCACGCGAAGGCGAATCATCACTTGCGATCAGAAATTGAGCAACTTTAGCGAATCCAATAATCAAGTCTATAAAAGTTTGATTAGAGGCCATAATAGTGGTTCAAAGATGAATGAGAAATTGTTCATTATTGATAAAGATGAAATGTTCTATGGATTAGGTTTGGCAAGGTATAATATTTTGAGCTTGTTTTTAGATACAACGCCTCTGAGCCTACGGGAACTAGTAGTGGATCTTAGAGCTCCAACATTTACGCAGTCAAATAGCACTTCCAACAAATTAGTGAACTTTAACCCATCTCAAATAGCCGCGTTTAACAAAGTTTTTGCTGCTAATGATTATGCGTTAATTTTGGGAATGCCTGGAACCGGCAAGAGTACCTTGATTGTTGAAATCATCAAAGAAATAGTTGAACGTGGTGAAACTGTTTTGCTCACTTCGTATACAAACTCAGCTGTCGACAAtattttgttgaaattgcTTGAAAGCAATATTGGGAAAAAATCACCAGTCAAATTCATAAGAATTGGTCATCCACTGCGCGTGCAGAATAGTCTTCATCAGTATATCCCCGATTATGCAAACCCCATACAGGACCAATCACAATTTATAGAAACATATTGTTCACCGAATCTAGTAGCTGCAACATGCTTAGGTGTACGAGACCTTTGTTTCAATATCAGGACCGAATTCGATTATTGTATAGTTGATGAGGCGTCGCAGATTACTTTCCCCATCAGCATTGGTCCAATTCaacttgcaaaaaaattcatATTGGTTGGAGACCATTATCAATTACCTCCATTGGTGTTGCATCCTGCTCCCGAAGTGAGGTTTGGTCTTTCGCAATCTCTTTTCAGATTACTTGCAGAAGCACATCCCAACTCCGTTACAGAACTAACGTATCAATATAGAATGTGTGAAGAGATTATGCAATTATCAAATGTGTTGATTTACGAAAATAAACTTAAATGTGGTTCCCATGCAGTTGCAAATCAGTACTTGAACATCCCTAATCCCCAAATGATTTCCTCATTTACAAAGCCCGGCTTGCCTCAGTCTCTGCAATGGATGAATTATGTCTTTGACAGTAATATCAAGGTACTCTTCTTGGATCACGACAAGCTTAATGCAAAGGAAGTTGTTCGTGGTGAAGCTATCAAGAATCATATGGAAGCAAAGTTGATCAAGCAAATAGTCAAATCTCTTGTTCTTGCAGGTGTTGAAGAGAAGCAAATCGGCGTAATGTCATTTTACCGCGCGCAATTAAAtctattgaaaaaagaccTTTCTTCGAGGTTGGATTTGGAAATTTTGACAGCAGACCAGTACCAAGGTCGGGACAAGGAGTGTATCATCATATCGTTGGTGAGACTGaatgatgaaaataatGCGGGTGAGCTTTTAAAGGAATGGAGAAGACTTAATGTTGCTGTTACCAGGGCAAAATCGAAATTGATTATATTAGGATCGAGAACAACGCTATccacaacaaacacaaccaaaacatttattgattttttaGATCAAAGAAACAGATACTTTCAATTGACAGAGGGTGCTGATACATTCTACAACTTTCCCGAATCAGCAAATTCGTCTCCAATAAAAGGCTCACAATTGACGAAAAGACACATAAAGCCTACACCAATTCTTCTGAACATTATACAAAATATGCGAAACTAG
- the HRD3 gene encoding ERAD-associated protein produces MKCKWVSLAVLSGLIYTVKVVHASANAFDPKDTGEIEYNEAKRILGGLEETSSGANKNNGIRIGEYGLEIPQFNPLTSNYETEQVYNVTHSELAEAISLLEKAASRNSVDALRTLGDLNIFGNFSHPTNYQLAKKYYEKAIQVAPDGHAYFMLGFIYSTGLFGEFEVNQHKANLYYQFAMENGDTNALLVLAYRHLKGIEVPANCEMALPLYAKLANMGIEWVQNRFLRGVDYNIRISDFNGGLFGEKLSETSSSIEIRSKLFADLKQTFEEHKFNADEHEYVTLYYTGMEHLKGDYFEDRNLTRAFHEFQKCVELGDEIYGANDYRNMEPIDRIYLSSCQLNLGRMYLHGLSVPRDVYQAEKFFNLSTLIQGNADAYNDLGVIEENGYLRESNISRAIEYYAAAINKKSPEANKNLAKLLMKVYGENPASDDQKREIYKYMKDATYLGNTQALYYMGQFMETGLAAAVDPDSKISCSRMVKYYAEFVRRLSAFYAPHLKYSFEQLVCGQYKNALVGYSIAAEQGFEPAQVSAAYLLYQLQPLSNAKKQFTTDRVRTAVKYLDRASKQGNVDATILIGDILAGVDSKAHAEIDKERSFNYYKLAADRHSSHGAYKLGEMYENGLVPGDNTTDYYLAKRYYDQSLQLREKMDLERHLSGSKISLSKAHINWALLRLRFKYLFNRKAFKTHDNGTSKDGWLSAFKKIGRKSSNDILDHGGERGQHQHQQQQQQQQRQQDSMSRADAQHMGGARDGEHDYVENYDIGDYLVIVLTFAFFSFFFIRNMFGHWQQMRNGQVPIDQNRNRQDGGQDGGQDGFNWNGNQIAFRRGNFEVQFFAL; encoded by the coding sequence ATGAAGTGCAAATGGGTTTCTCTCGCAGTATTGAGTGGCCTTATTTATACAGTCAAGGTAGTACATGCATCTGCAAATGCATTCGATCCAAAAGATACAGGCGAAATAGAATATAATGAAGCTAAACGAATATTGGGGGGACTTGAGGAAACATCCTCTGgtgcaaacaaaaataatggAATTAGAATCGGCGAATATGGTCTTGAGATTCCACAGTTCAACCCATTGACTTCAAACTACGAAACAGAACAAGTTTATAATGTGACCCATCTGGAACTTGCCGAAGCAATCTCATTGCTTGAAAAAGCAGCACTGCGAAATAGTGTTGATGCACTACGAACACTTGGTGATTTGAATATATTTGGCAACTTTTCACATCCAACAAATTATCAATTGGCGAAAAAGTACTATGAAAAAGCTATTCAAGTAGCGCCTGATGGACATGCATATTTTATGCTTGGTTTTATCTATTCAACTGGATTGTTTGGTGAGTTTGAAGTAAATCAGCACAAGGCCAACTTGTATTATCAATTTGCAATGGAGAATGGAGATACAAATGCATTACTTGTATTGGCTTATCGACATTTGAAAGGCATTGAAGTTCCCGCCAATTGTGAAATGGCACTACCTTTGTATGCGAAATTAGCCAATATGGGTATCGAATGGGTGCAAAACCGGTTTTTGCGAGGTGTGGATTACAACATTCGGATATCAGATTTTAACGGCGGTTTGTTTGGAGAGAAATTAAGTGAGACGTCATCTTCCATAGAAATCAGATCAAAATTATTTGCCGATTTGAAGCAAACTTTCGAAGAGCATAAATTTAATGCTGATGAACATGAGTACGTTACACTCTATTACACAGGAATGGAGCATTTAAAAGGAGATTATTTTGAAGATCGAAATCTTACAAGGGCCTTTCAtgaatttcaaaaatgtGTCGAATTGGGAGACGAGATTTATGGCGCAAACGACTACAGAAACATGGAGCCAATTGATCGAATATATCTTAGTTCTTGTCAGCTAAATTTGGGTAGAATGTACCTACACGGACTTTCTGTTCCACGAGATGTTTATCAAGCAGAAAAGTTTTTTAACTTGTCTACACTAATCCAAGGCAACGCTGATGCATACAATGACTTGGGAGTAATTGAGGAAAATGGCTATCTCCGAGAATCAAACATTTCACGCGCTATCGAATATTATGCTGCTGCTATCAATAAGAAATCACCTGAAGCTAATAAGAATTTGGCTAAGCTATTGATGAAGGTATATGGCGAAAACCCAGCGTCGGATGATCAAAAACGCGAGATTTACAAGTACATGAAGGATGCTACTTATTTGGGTAATACACAGGCACTCTACTACATGGGCCAATTTATGGAGACTGGATTAGCAGCAGCCGTTGACCCAGACCTGAAAATATCTTGCTCAAGAATGGTCAAATATTATGCCGAGTTTGTAAGACGGTTGTCGGCATTTTATGCTCCGCATCTCAAGTATAGCTTTGAGCAGTTGGTGTGTGGGCAATACAAGAATGCCCTTGTTGGTTATCTGATTGCTGCTGAGCAAGGTTTTGAGCCTGCGCAAGTTTCAGCTGCATATTTGCTATATCAACTACAACCGTTGTCGAATGCTAAAAAGCAGTTCACGACTGATCGGGTTCGCACTGCCGTGAAGTATTTGGATAGAGCTTCAAAACAGGGCAATGTTGACGCTACAATATTAATTGGAGATATACTTGCTGGTGTTGATTCGAAGGCACATGCAGAAATAGATAAAGAAAGATCATTTAATTACTATAAACTAGCGGCAGATAGACACTCATCACATGGAGCTTACAAGTTGGGAGAAATGTATGAGAATGGCCTTGTACCTGGTGACAATACCACAGACTACTATCTTGCCAAACGTTACTACGACCAAAGCCTTCAACTTCGTGAAAAAATGGACCTTGAAAGACATCTATCTGGATCAAAAATATCCCTTAGCAAAGCACATATAAACTGGGCTTTACTTCGGTTAAGGTTCAAGTACTTATTCAACCGAAAGGCATTCAAGACACATGACAATGGTACGAGTAAAGATGGGTGGTTAAGTGCTTTTAAGAAGATTGGCAGAAAATCATCAAACGATATTCTCGACCACGGAGGGGAGCGTggacaacatcaacatcaacaacagcaacaacaacaacaacgacaacaagaCTCGATGTCACGAGCAGATGCACAACACATGGGCGGTGCCCGTGATGGTGAGCACGATTACGTGGAAAATTATGATATCGGCGATTACTTGGTGATTGTATTGAcgtttgcatttttttcattcttttttatacGAAATATGTTTGGGCATTGGCAACAGATGCGCAACGGCCAAGTGCCCATAGatcaaaatagaaatagacaAGACGGTGGACAAGACGGTGGACAGGATGGATTCAATTGGAACGGTAATCAAATAGCATTTAGAAGAGGTAACTTTGAAGTACAGTTCTTTGCCCTATAA